GTAATGACGTTTGTAGGAAAGAATATAATGCCATCATAGGACGGTGTGAATTTGGGCTTTAATTTAAGCGTTGTGATTGTTAAAGGAGCAGTAATATTAAGACAGACAAATTTAGTAGAACATTGATAGAAATAGTGataaatatttctcaatttactaacttaattataaaataaaataaataagtgccggtttattattgtttttatacgCGCTCTGTCAATGTTCTACTTCAACATTTTTCTTGTCAATGCCTGCAAAAAAgtagggggaaaaaagaatGCTTTGATGTTACAATTCCAATGTAACTCTTAATATCAGAAGCTGGATCATTTTTAAAAGTCATTTTACTGACTTGACTCGACTTCATGGTTTTCCAATTTATAAATTGATGATAACTacaattattatcatcattattattattattaatgtttttacGGATTACAATCAAAGTCattgatatataaaataaaatatctattaGATCAGTGATCACTTTTATTATATCACAGCCAAAAGTTTCAACTTATATTAAGGCCCTTTAAAGCTGCaacactaaaatatttagtaaatattaactTCTGTAACTTGAAAGTTgtcttaataattttgtcataaAACGAACCTTTTGGCGGCACGTTATGGTAGGTAAGCCATGTTTGCAGTTGTATTGTATGTATTAGTTTATGAACATATTGTGTAAAATTAGGTGTCATCGTTCAatgactttttttaattaaactttaaagTTTGATGTGATACTGCTCCGTTTAACTCTTCTCCTATGGGGGTATCAGCCGCATGGGATATCATGGATATGTACAACCTAAGAATTATTCAACATGACatacatattttgttttaatctttGTTGTTACATGATTTGATTCACAGTGTATGGGAGAGCGAAAACTTTTTGATGTTTGTGTTGCCTTTAATATAGACCGGTACTCCTGTTCAAAGCAGGTGGTTAGCTAATGCTAATGGTGGTGAGTTAGAAGCTCTTGGATATAAGGAGGGATACAGAGTTGATGTTGATGTTCCTGACAGCACAAGGGCAAAGGCTGCAAGCTACTGTTTACACTTTCAAATTCCTATAGATTGGTATTCAATTGATGTTTCGCTAAATGGTGGGATCAAATGCATGACTATCATGATTGACACCTTTTTAATATCTGTTTTTTCAAGTTCTCTGGCAGCATTTGGAATGTTTCTGTGGCAAATAGTGAAATGTAATCTATACTTCCTCGACCACATTAAACGGTTTCCCATTAATGCCCATTTCATGTgtgttattgttgtttttgctCTTATTATGACCGTGTGCAACATATTTTGCTTATCCATTGTACTtggaattttggtttttgtacATAGGTGGTGGGCTCCTGCAAAATTTGACCCTGTGAAGTCACCTATGCTATTCTTTGAGAAGGATAAGCCTGTCATCCCTCCTGTACAGCCCAATGTTGGTTTGGATATGGTCTAAAAACACATCGTAGTACATTGGATATGGTCTTAAAACACATGGTAGTACACTGGATGTGTTTATTTACATAGTAGTTGCTCCTCAGAAAATCATAAGCTTACGTTGTGAATGCATGCAATCTTGTGATACCGGATATTCTCAGGGTTGGATAGGCCAAGTAACTTATTGCTTTAGTTACAGACTAATGTTACCTAACGTTGCTGAAGTCTACAAGAAGCCATGAGGGTCCTTTTTCACTCTGCACACATCATCACCGTGTTCATAAATGGGAGTTATGAGTATAACCTTGGTTAGATGTGTATATTTTCTCATATGATACGTATAATATGGTGACAGATACAATATGTTGAGAAAACTGCACGTCCAGGTTCGATCAAACTCTTTCGTACACAGTCGCCAAGGCATTTTGAAGGAGGTGATTGGGACCAAGGAGGTTCATGTCAACGGCTACAGCCTTTATTGCCTGAGCAAGTGAGTCGCGTTTAACAGCTTTAAGTTAGATTGCGTATgataattagttaaattatttGCATGCATACATACAATTGAATCACTACGAACATCTGTCTCTTTTACACGACTGtgttttattaaacttttgtTACACGGTGTCAGAAATGATTTAAGAGGTTTTATTTCATTCTGTTTCAGGTTGAAGAACTTTTCTCAGTACAAAATAATGGAACTAATGTAGAAGCGCGCCTGGTGAATCAACACCTGTACAAGGCCCTTAAGGGCTCGGATTTCCAAATTTTGGACATTACCCACATGAGTGAGTTCAGAGCCGATGCACATCCCTCTACAGCCGGCGGTAAGAAACACAATGATTGCATGCACTGGTGCCTACCAGGAATTACAGATACTTAGAATGATTTGTTTGCAACTCTTCTGAACAATGTTAAGGTTAGAACCTGATGTACGAATTATTTATAGTCTGATTATATTCTTTTTGGTTATTCCGAAGTTCTTTCTCACATACagaaaaacaattagaaaaataaaaggaaataaaatgcTGCTACAATGTCTAAAAATTACACACTGTAACATTGATCTAAATAAGGATTAGTTTATCGAAACTTGTAGGTATTAATTTGGCAGTGTCATTTATTGTATAATACAGCAAAAGTGGTGTAAAGAAACTCAATCAAGCTCGACAGTCCATCCCATCTTGTCCTCAATGCGGCCAGTTTGGATTCCTGTTAGCATTTCATATAGCTCTTGCCCCACAGTCCCTGCTCCTCTTTTGTACGCAATCCTGCATAATTCAccttagaaaataaatactgTTGTAAAACCTTAATTTAAACTATGATAATATGTAATTAGTATGCAATATTACATACCTTGTATCCTGATAAGTTATGCTGTTAACAGAATTAACCCCCACTGCAGTTCCTGTACAGAAAACTTCTTCGGCATCAAACAATTCCTCCACCGGTATGGCACGTTCTTTAACCTAATAATAGTATGGTTAGTTGACAAAACCTTTTCGAATAGTATAAGAGGTTTTGAGAGCAAATCTCGTTCACATAACCTTTTCGAATTGTATAAGAGGTTTTGAGAGCAAATCTCGTTCACATAAgtaatttagtaaataaaaaataacaaaaaatgagGAGATACCTGGTAACCCAAAACATGGGTGATTTCGATGATACTTTTTCGAGTGATTCCAGGCAGAATAGTTCCACTCGTTGGTGGagttaaaatttcatttccctgagcaaattatttcaaaactaagttttcttttttaaaaaaaaaatcaacataaagTGAATTTATCCAGGTGATAACGGATAAAGACAAAGTTATCTTACCttcacaagaaaaatattagtgGTAGAAACCTCTTCGATGTATTTTTCGGCATTAAGGAACAAGACATCGGTGAACCCTTTGGCCTTCGCTTCAGCAATTGGTTTGTAAATCTACGACAAGAATACATGGGAGGATCTCAATTTAAATAGTGATAGTGTTACTTAGTAATTAAACAAAGATTATTTCCTGGAAACTGCAAAGTTGAAATTTATGCTCACTATAGCATAATTGGTGACAGCCTTGACTTCTCCAGTTCCTCCAGGAATAGCTCGACGAAATTTTTCCTccacaatcaaatttagtaCACCCTGTTACATAATCCGAAATGGCTTTCAAGTCCTTATTCTTTAGATAATgtaatctattttttctttatatttcttttcctaaagaaaataataatctatcaAAGATGATCAGGCACCTTACCTTATGATAATTGCCTACAGGAGAAGCATAAGTTATGAAGGTGTATTCGGAGGCTGGTGCAACTCCTAGAACCGGTCCACTTCCCATAAGCAAAGGCCTTATATACATTGCTCCTTTCCCTGGTGGAGGCACCTATATACATTCATCACAATCCATGCACAAACTTTTAATCAGCAAAATTTTAGACAGGTCACAGAAAAATTAGAGTAATAATTAACTTATacataaaacatttttatcaaatttaaaattactttaccCATCGCTTGTTGGAGTGTACAGTTTGCTTTACTGCATTCACAAATTGTTCTACAGTTGGTGCCTGCATGCACATTCTTTTTGCACCCACTTTCATGCGCATGGCATTTTGTTCTGGCCGAAACAGTAGGATACGCCCATTTGCTGTCCTGTGTGCCTTCAAACCTTCGAACAAACCCTAAATTCACCCACCGTctattttaaataagaattcaTAGTTACTGAATACAAGGAAATGTATTTGTTTGCTAACCAAGATTGTGTTAAAATGATGGATGCGAATTAATTATTACCTGTCCATAGTTTAAAATTCCAGATGAAGGGTTCATCTCTATCTTTCCAAATGGAGTGAGAGTTCCTTGTGAGAAGTGTTGGTCTTTAGAACAATTCATTATGTACATATAATCAGTTGGAATTAGGCCAAATCCAAGGACATCCCAATTGATCTTTGCATATTCTCCATTGACATTGCTGCTGAAAACAAGcaaaagaatagaaatttgttttcatatgctaattaaatttgttactTTGAACCATAAGTATCTGAATATCTTCTCCTGATCAAAGTCTTATACATTACATacgttgttattatttatgtaaGGTAAAGTATCTTTCCTTTCACTACCATTATATCCATTGTGTTAACAACTAGCCAATAGCTAAACTATCTGTAACTGTAAAGAGGTTGAAAAAAGCTGTTACAGAATAAGAGTCCTTAGACCTCCCTCAAAGATAGAAGTCTCCGAaacaaattaacattaatattaaGTCAAATCTAATGACATGAAAATGAGAAGCGAATAGTAAATAAGAACATAACTTAAGAGGATGTTACTAATAATATGCCTATAAGAAATTAAAGTCTTAGAGAATGGGAAGGTCTGGCCAATAAAATAATGCCATgtactttaatttctttttcttttcattttataattgaataaatattaagtgtaggtgtcaaaaattttaataaacgAGGTACTGTGTCCGTTCCATACTTCCATTTTAGGATTTCTTAACAATTTCATGAAGTGGTGGTGGTCTTGTTGCTGTAACTTAgaatttttcaacttttaaatGTGAGTGTAACGTAACTTCTGAAGGACgctgaaactttaaatgtgcTAATTTTAACTTCTGAACGGCACTCAGAAACATTTAGAAAGTCGGTGGGTGGGGCAGCTGACAAAAGTAATCGTGAGggtaataaataatacatgAAGAAGACAGAGCAGCCATGATTAATTGCTACGATAAACTTCTTTGTGTTATTTAATACCTATTAACACTTGGTTCATTGTAACCTTCCACTTCCGCTCCCGCCGTTCTACAATATTGATCTCTTGtctgtttaaaaaaaaaaaagaaaactaatgtTAGGCCCCTGATTTAGGAAAATATCTAAtaacataaacacaaatattttcACCTTAATACCCactaatacaattaaaaaaaaacaaaagagataaACCACAGTAGTTGTATTAATTGCTAATGTTATTATCCCATTCAAGATTGAGTAAAAATGTTAATCAAAAGGGGAGATTGCTGCTTTTCAAGGggatattataaaatctatGGGTGTAAGTGGTAAAATCTCCCAACTTGGAGGGTGGAGAtaattttccaaataaaactaaaagagtttcaaaataaagttttatggTGTTTTTGAGAACGAGGGAATAACTTTTAAGGTGCAGCTGTCGTTGAGTAAAAGATATAGTTATAGagtagaaatgaaaaaaaaaagagctgcTAAACTAACAAAACCCAACTTTAAGGTGTTACGAAACACCTTGACGACTGAGGTTTGGCAGCCCAACCACCACACATCACTCCTAAACGCACTCTTAATTAGTTTGGTAAACATGACGTAGCTGGCCAATTAATCTTGCATGTCAGTGAGCATCAATGGGATTGTCTGCACCAGCTGccataaaatatatgaaaggaaaagagataaaaagtAACGGAGTCTAGTAGCAGAAATAATCAATTGGGAAGCGAAAaacaattttgatattgaacccacagaaaaattcttttgacatTCTGTTCCTTCTTTAAAATGAACAGATAAGGATGAAAACCAAAGTCGGAAAATTTATCTACAGGGTGAGAGAGAGgggggaaaataaaataaaaagacaaatgaTGAGAGCTGTTATTCATAATCATATATCTTAATATGATGAAaaggttttttgtttttgttttatttttggtttgacTGAAACTCAAAGCTTgagatttattatatatatatatatatatatatatatatatgtatgtatgtatgttaTCATTTGAGTATTGAAAAAAGAagtcaccaaaaaaaaaaggatcatGAAGTCGGagaaacaaatacaaaaagaaGATGGATGAATTTCCTGGAGAAAATAATTGCTTATTACCAACAATATATGTACCCAAAAAAGAGATTATAATTCATATCTTGTGCCCTACTTCTTTCTCAATATTAGAGTGATCATGAAGAAGAGATATAAATTTGAGATTACTGACACACCTTATACAGAATCGATCCTGCTATTCTTGATGGTATGCTCCATTTTCTGAAATAATCACTTACTTTTAACATGTTTGTTCGTTTACTGAGAAAATTAGAGAGAGCAGAGTATCAAATCACAACACACAAAACTCTGTCTATATATGTAGAAGTTGCAAGCAAGCCGCTGGGTTCTGTGAGCACTTTGAAGGGTTGGTTTGTCAAAATCAGATGagcattttcaaatatatattaaagcATTCACTCATGCCAAACTATTAGAATGGCACTTCTATTCaagttaaaatttgttttaccATTTGAGTCACTGATAAGTTTTTAATAACGTATTTACTTTTGGTATTAAAACaacaagagagaaaataatttatttatttattaagaaGTCCTATTTACCTTTCAATAATGTATTTCTTACGCTACATTTTAATACTAAAAATGTAATtagagttttaaaaattttatcaaaaacccGAGTGATACGATCAATATATATTAGGTACAATATGAAAAGCAAACTCACTATTGGAACCAGTCAAAAAGACCAATCTACAAATGACAAAGGGTGTTAAAGGGATAGTCACACATCCAGCAAAGCAACACTTAACCTTGCTCGATGTCAAACAATTTGAGATACAAAGTATGTTAAGTTTATTTTACGGAAGTTACTCCGAAAATAATCGTTCATCTTTCCTTGGAAACTAAATACGCAGAAGACGACGAAGACTAAGGGCCCGTTTGGTAGTGTTTTTACccattgttttcatttttgttttcataatacAAACATAATATATGTTTGGTGAGAtggattcaaaaaaaaaatcacaaaataacaaattcagATCCAGTGTTATAACTACAAACATGAAAACGTGTTTAACATGTTTCCTAAATATTACAaactaaactcaaaaataGATTAAGAAAGAAAACCCATTGTCTTCGGCAACAACCCTCTCCCCCCTCTCATCGTTCTCGATCTGgtcaccccccccccccccggccATCCTCGATCTAGTCACGGCAGCAGTGCTTTCTCCTTTTCTCCCTCCAACAACATTTCCTCTGCCGCCGCTGCAACTTCGTCTCTACCGCGACTGTCCTTTGGTGTGCCGTTCTTTCTCCTCGTGGCCGTTGCCACAAAATACGAACGCCGGCCTGCCCAGTTCCAAATGACAGCCCAGTTCTAGGGCTGCTCACAACTGGGATCAAAGATGTCACATCCCGCACCTTACCAAAGTTGAAGCGAAAAGGATTGGAATTGCCGGAATCACCATTTGAGCTTTCATCAGATGAATTCTCATCCTTCGACTTGCCAAGCTGAAATGGAGGGAACGGTCCAGCTTTCTTGGCAAACACACTGAATCTTGGGTTCTTGACGATGAGCCTTGAACGGGGTGTTGTATTGagcaaaaatgaattggagcAAGTAAGCGTCGGGGCCATGAATTTTGGATATACAAACAGAGGATAACAATCAGAAGGACACTCTCCTTCTTCGATGCAGTTGCAGTTAAGTGTTTTGTTGTATACACAACAAATCTTTGGATTGCGTACAATCGAATTTGGCATTCATTGGGTTTTAATTTGCTTGGGAATCTTTGTTATGTGAGTTGTTGAACGtgtaatgtaataattttcctgCTAGTGCTGATGATTATTGATTATTGTGGAATTTATGATTGAAAGTGGCGG
This window of the Citrus sinensis cultivar Valencia sweet orange chromosome 8, DVS_A1.0, whole genome shotgun sequence genome carries:
- the LOC102628935 gene encoding branched-chain-amino-acid aminotransferase 2, chloroplastic-like isoform X7 — its product is MLKVSDYFRKWSIPSRIAGSILYKTRDQYCRTAGAEVEGYNEPSVNSSNVNGEYAKINWDVLGFGLIPTDYMYIMNCSKDQHFSQGTLTPFGKIEMNPSSGILNYGQGLFEGLKAHRTANGRILLFRPEQNAMRMKVGAKRMCMQAPTVEQFVNAVKQTVHSNKRWVPPPGKGAMYIRPLLMGSGPVLGVAPASEYTFITYASPVGNYHKGVLNLIVEEKFRRAIPGGTGEVKAVTNYAIIYKPIAEAKAKGFTDVLFLNAEKYIEEVSTTNIFLVKGNEILTPPTSGTILPGITRKSIIEITHVLGYQVKERAIPVEELFDAEEVFCTGTAVGVNSVNSITYQDTRYVILHANYILS
- the LOC102628935 gene encoding branched-chain-amino-acid aminotransferase 6-like isoform X2; this translates as MLKVSDYFRKWSIPSRIAGSILYKTRDQYCRTAGAEVEGYNEPSVNSSNVNGEYAKINWDVLGFGLIPTDYMYIMNCSKDQHFSQGTLTPFGKIEMNPSSGILNYGQGLFEGLKAHRTANGRILLFRPEQNAMRMKVGAKRMCMQAPTVEQFVNAVKQTVHSNKRWVPPPGKGAMYIRPLLMGSGPVLGVAPASEYTFITYASPVGNYHKGVLNLIVEEKFRRAIPGGTGEVKAVTNYAIIYKPIAEAKAKGFTDVLFLNAEKYIEEVSTTNIFLVKGNEILTPPTSGTILPGITRKSIIEITHVLGYQVKERAIPVEELFDAEEVFCTGTAVGVNSVNSITYQDTRIAYKRGAGTVGQELYEMLTGIQTGRIEDKMGWTVELD
- the LOC102628935 gene encoding branched-chain-amino-acid aminotransferase 6-like isoform X6; this translates as MLKVSDYFRKWSIPSRIAGSILYKTRDQYCRTAGAEVEGYNEPSVNSNVNGEYAKINWDVLGFGLIPTDYMYIMNCSKDQHFSQGTLTPFGKIEMNPSSGILNYGQGLFEGLKAHRTANGRILLFRPEQNAMRMKVGAKRMCMQAPTVEQFVNAVKQTVHSNKRWVPPPGKGAMYIRPLLMGSGPVLGVAPASEYTFITYASPVGNYHKGVLNLIVEEKFRRAIPGGTGEVKAVTNYAIIYKPIAEAKAKGFTDVLFLNAEKYIEEVSTTNIFLVKGNEILTPPTSGTILPGITRKSIIEITHVLGYQVKERAIPVEELFDAEEVFCTGTAVGVNSVNSITYQDTRIAYKRGAGTVGQELYEMLTGIQTGRIEDKMGWTVELD
- the LOC102628935 gene encoding branched-chain-amino-acid aminotransferase 6-like isoform X9, producing the protein MNQVLIDQHFSQGTLTPFGKIEMNPSSGILNYGQGLFEGLKAHRTANGRILLFRPEQNAMRMKVGAKRMCMQAPTVEQFVNAVKQTVHSNKRWVPPPGKGAMYIRPLLMGSGPVLGVAPASEYTFITYASPVGNYHKGVLNLIVEEKFRRAIPGGTGEVKAVTNYAIIYKPIAEAKAKGFTDVLFLNAEKYIEEVSTTNIFLVKGNEILTPPTSGTILPGITRKSIIEITHVLGYQVKERAIPVEELFDAEEVFCTGTAVGVNSVNSITYQDTRIAYKRGAGTVGQELYEMLTGIQTGRIEDKMGWTVELD